A window of Calditrichia bacterium contains these coding sequences:
- a CDS encoding response regulator, whose product MAREDARLRILAADDDPVMRRLFQNYLADDQFELALVSDGESAIEKAPLFQPKLVFLDVIMPNMDGLSALATLREMSGFRQTPVIIITSRTDTVTLIQAIENGATDFLSKPFTKEKLKHKIRFLLQPEDERQEIAGLFFIESIEETVENISDLRRKMLLNIEYIYLYLLKLVVMENPAEITPVAWRLLNSISALKLNPLKGKVVQMMAAVKTREWEGAIIYLEEIYIYLKDLARQEQLS is encoded by the coding sequence ATGGCGAGGGAAGATGCCCGTCTGCGAATTTTAGCGGCAGATGATGATCCGGTAATGCGCAGGCTGTTTCAAAATTATCTGGCGGACGACCAGTTTGAACTGGCGCTCGTCAGCGATGGTGAAAGCGCGATTGAGAAGGCACCGCTCTTCCAGCCCAAACTTGTTTTTCTGGATGTCATTATGCCCAATATGGACGGGCTTAGCGCGCTGGCAACGCTGCGTGAAATGAGCGGATTTCGCCAAACGCCGGTTATCATCATCACCTCCCGAACGGATACCGTAACGCTGATTCAGGCCATCGAAAACGGTGCAACCGACTTTCTCTCCAAGCCATTCACCAAAGAAAAACTCAAACACAAAATCCGGTTTTTGTTACAGCCGGAAGACGAACGACAGGAAATTGCAGGGTTATTTTTTATTGAGTCTATTGAAGAAACAGTTGAAAATATCTCCGATTTACGTCGGAAAATGTTGCTCAATATTGAATATATCTATCTGTATTTATTGAAATTAGTTGTGATGGAAAACCCTGCCGAAATCACACCCGTTGCCTGGCGATTATTAAACAGTATTTCCGCTTTAAAACTTAATCCTTTAAAAGGAAAAGTCGTGCAAATGATGGCAGCGGTAAAAACCCGTGAATGGGAAGGCGCCATAATCTACCTCGAAGAAATTTATATATACCTCAAAGATTTAGCCCGTCAGGAACAACTATCCTGA
- a CDS encoding phosphatidate cytidylyltransferase: MKELAKRISVALWGIPLLLYLTYEGGYFFALFTLIVNGMALWEFYRMFENQQIFAHKILGTILSSVFLVATFFYPEIWNFGVIATIALLLLAHLQVQKGLASTNTVYTISGFVYITLLLSALLNLRLAFADWSPAYVMSDAHIGGYFVIVFFASIWICDTAAYFGGRLMGKHKLAPNVSPNKTIEGAAFGFIFGILSFWGLAAVLVPEMRVEYALVSGAIVGVFGQIGDLIESRFKRDAGVKDTSALLPGHGGFFDRFDSIIFVSPFLWTLFKFQLLG, from the coding sequence GTGAAGGAGCTGGCAAAACGGATTTCTGTTGCGCTTTGGGGCATTCCGCTATTGTTGTATTTGACTTACGAAGGCGGGTATTTTTTCGCCCTGTTTACGCTGATTGTGAATGGTATGGCGCTCTGGGAATTTTACCGTATGTTTGAAAATCAACAGATTTTTGCTCACAAAATATTGGGCACGATATTGAGCAGTGTGTTTTTGGTTGCCACTTTTTTTTACCCGGAAATCTGGAATTTTGGTGTGATTGCAACTATTGCGCTGTTGCTTTTGGCGCATCTGCAAGTTCAGAAAGGCTTGGCGAGTACCAATACCGTTTATACAATTTCCGGATTTGTTTACATCACTTTATTGCTTTCTGCGTTGCTGAACTTGCGATTGGCATTCGCTGATTGGTCGCCGGCGTATGTGATGTCGGATGCTCACATCGGCGGTTATTTTGTGATTGTTTTTTTTGCATCGATCTGGATTTGCGATACGGCGGCATATTTTGGCGGTCGATTGATGGGCAAGCATAAACTCGCACCCAATGTCAGCCCCAATAAAACAATTGAAGGTGCGGCTTTCGGTTTCATTTTTGGGATACTCAGCTTTTGGGGATTAGCAGCGGTGTTGGTTCCGGAAATGCGGGTTGAATATGCGCTCGTCAGCGGCGCAATTGTCGGTGTTTTCGGGCAAATCGGCGATCTCATCGAATCGCGTTTTAAACGCGACGCAGGCGTGAAAGATACCTCTGCACTGTTGCCCGGACACGGCGGATTTTTCGATCGTTTTGATTCAATTATCTTCGTATCGCCCTTTTTGTGGACGCTGTTTAAATTTCAACTGCTTGGATGA
- a CDS encoding tetratricopeptide repeat protein yields MKTILHTETLDSAAANYLALYKEFVQLQLYQKAEQTLLVALEKLTHHPDLLTQLIEHYMMLDMTDKAMTIANRLIRQYPDLKIAYSLRGMLHEKNGDERRAQKDYERAVNHVSEDEVFLRRLLKIQIKFGEFDEALQLIRAYQVVLRNPGFMADVQALLHLQLGESNPAFSTLRGALIRNPGSKDLLMDYLKQSNRNGKRAPGEVYYLLQNSIPNLTDLTIDDLADLEIDFYEQQGDIDRALELVSEKLIEEPDNYFWRKRRAFIKLESGQIEESVPEMRILFLQNAADKSLRKALENYYLMMDQSEQWKMLVQQALREQENQLPLYHYLRRIGGNPDWLNLCRMTNAEFQTEIEQLELATSDIRDVTYQKLPPYALEMFLSHLAIHHSIPSPEELWRLISNERAKRKQIPPFELDDLQDSYPAWLFGIHIYLMFRHHTQLNVAFVPSLYQSEQIASIVINNEIEIEIDLSPTLATSKRYLKSVVKTKNGFRWRMHEFVPKTDLNINKIPLYSAHQFTALLEVFSNDLEEELPGLLTNTEK; encoded by the coding sequence ATGAAAACAATTTTACACACGGAAACGCTCGATTCAGCTGCTGCGAATTATCTTGCGCTTTATAAAGAATTTGTCCAGCTGCAATTGTATCAAAAAGCAGAGCAAACCTTGCTCGTTGCGCTGGAAAAGCTCACCCACCATCCCGATTTGCTCACACAACTCATCGAACATTATATGATGCTGGATATGACCGATAAAGCGATGACCATTGCCAACCGGTTGATTCGCCAATACCCCGATTTGAAAATTGCATACAGCTTGCGAGGAATGCTTCACGAAAAAAACGGTGATGAACGCCGCGCTCAAAAAGATTACGAACGCGCCGTGAATCATGTAAGTGAGGACGAAGTTTTTCTGCGGCGACTGCTCAAAATTCAAATCAAATTCGGTGAATTTGATGAGGCGCTGCAGTTAATCCGGGCATATCAGGTTGTGTTGCGCAATCCCGGTTTTATGGCGGATGTCCAGGCACTTCTTCATTTACAATTGGGTGAATCCAATCCGGCATTTTCTACGCTGCGCGGCGCGTTAATTCGCAATCCGGGCAGCAAAGATTTGCTGATGGATTATCTCAAACAATCGAATCGCAACGGTAAAAGAGCACCGGGCGAAGTCTATTATTTGCTCCAAAATTCAATCCCGAATCTCACGGATCTTACCATTGATGATCTTGCCGATCTGGAAATTGATTTTTATGAGCAGCAGGGCGATATTGACCGGGCACTGGAGTTGGTCAGCGAAAAGCTGATCGAAGAACCGGACAACTATTTCTGGCGGAAGCGCCGGGCGTTTATCAAACTGGAATCGGGGCAAATTGAGGAAAGCGTGCCGGAAATGCGCATCCTTTTTTTGCAAAACGCGGCGGATAAATCATTACGTAAAGCATTGGAAAATTACTACTTAATGATGGATCAATCCGAGCAGTGGAAAATGCTGGTGCAGCAGGCACTTCGCGAACAGGAAAACCAGTTGCCGCTGTATCATTATTTGCGGCGCATCGGTGGAAACCCGGATTGGCTGAATTTATGCCGCATGACCAATGCAGAATTCCAAACAGAAATTGAGCAACTTGAGCTGGCTACTTCGGATATTCGCGATGTGACATATCAAAAATTACCGCCCTATGCGCTGGAAATGTTTCTCTCGCATCTGGCGATTCATCACTCAATTCCCAGTCCCGAAGAATTGTGGCGGTTGATTTCAAACGAGCGTGCAAAACGTAAACAAATTCCGCCGTTCGAACTTGATGATTTGCAAGATTCCTATCCAGCCTGGCTGTTTGGCATCCACATTTATTTGATGTTCCGCCATCACACCCAACTCAACGTGGCGTTTGTGCCGTCGTTGTATCAGTCCGAGCAAATTGCCTCAATCGTTATCAATAACGAAATTGAGATAGAAATTGACCTTTCGCCCACATTGGCGACCAGTAAACGTTATCTCAAATCTGTGGTGAAAACCAAAAACGGTTTCCGTTGGCGGATGCATGAATTTGTGCCCAAAACGGATCTCAACATCAACAAAATTCCGCTGTATTCCGCACATCAATTTACTGCATTGCTGGAAGTTTTTTCAAATGATCTGGAAGAAGAATTGCCCGGATTGCTGACGAACACTGAAAAATAA
- a CDS encoding UPF0489 family protein: protein MQRLYSGFYIEDPVGNNAFSFAERSNRRIFVPPLILGSLSDLQIGEATVFSEVETGQEHNLPGLEQFIFWQRNHQPIFIFDNHNHAFCFWIAAYRAGFFPAGLRLVHVDQHSDMREPTVYPKSLDEMTIPAAFDYTNFQLNVGNFIQPALRLGLFSSVEIIDSSYSLTRRFDEPIVLDIDVDFFADEMRYIRDSDKLDAIRSYLGIAQFVTIATSPYFISQQHAIDVIHNIFR, encoded by the coding sequence TTGCAGCGGCTTTACAGCGGTTTTTATATCGAAGATCCGGTGGGAAACAATGCCTTTTCTTTTGCCGAACGCAGTAACCGGCGCATTTTTGTACCGCCGCTGATTTTGGGTTCGCTGTCGGATTTACAAATTGGCGAAGCTACTGTTTTTTCTGAAGTTGAAACCGGGCAGGAACACAACCTGCCCGGTTTGGAGCAGTTCATTTTTTGGCAACGCAACCATCAACCTATCTTCATTTTTGACAATCACAATCACGCTTTTTGTTTCTGGATTGCGGCTTATCGCGCCGGTTTTTTTCCGGCAGGATTACGGCTGGTTCATGTCGATCAGCACAGCGATATGCGCGAACCGACCGTTTATCCGAAGTCACTTGATGAAATGACCATTCCTGCGGCGTTCGATTACACTAATTTCCAGTTGAATGTCGGGAATTTTATTCAGCCTGCACTGCGGTTGGGTTTGTTTTCATCTGTAGAAATTATTGACAGCAGTTATTCGCTCACCCGCCGGTTCGACGAGCCGATTGTGCTGGATATCGATGTGGATTTTTTTGCTGATGAAATGCGCTACATCCGCGACAGCGACAAGCTGGATGCAATTCGTTCATATCTCGGAATTGCACAATTTGTCACCATCGCGACCAGCCCGTATTTTATCTCACAGCAGCACGCGATCGATGTTATTCACAATATTTTCAGGTAA
- a CDS encoding choice-of-anchor D domain-containing protein: MNIWLRLIAIFIAGLTISAIAQPGIATTPDTLNFAEVLVGEDSLSSVTITNSGDSALVINGIVMNSVEGNFALANPLTFPLTIAPDSTSPPVSVRFAPLSPGAKAASLRIFTNIDGADSLKIVQLRGTGIVPDLQPSPDSLSFAEVVMNSSVTEIITLENIGGAPLQIDSVRLAVGGAADFSLVSPPVLPQTLLTGQSINVTVQFSPQFRGFQSSALEIVSNDADSPLTTVPVTGTGIAPQITVSPTLLNFGNVLVDHDSLMTLHMINTGNTTLTIDDAGVVGTNANRFNLVNPPVFPKAVPAGDTLTVTLRFAPNIERNYVATLVILSDDPAQPSLQVPLSGRGVHSQIEVSATNLNFGDVQVKVLKTLDFAIYNTGEGDLIIDDLSILSDPDSLFKILNFPPRPHNIHPGDTLTFQLGFRPDTAGVQSAALAITNNDPDPQDRLLLINLSGNGVNPVLVANPENLEFGSVPVSEELERTFYLKNNGTALLIINTIELTIGDTANFDIVTLPTLPAQLQPGSDSAGVTIRFRPQTDGLKTATVTVTSNDSLQNPFFYALSGTGVAPNINSDPTSIAYGGVRVGQTFSDTLDIFNEGQAPLVITNIILQGAQVDQFEIVQLPSFPLTIQPDKDTLKLAIAFSPTSTGQKAAEVRITNNSPNENPYIVPLSGSGTEPQISASADSLGFGTVRLGSAPVQFFNIVNTGTAILTISDTNLVGDDNTQFNLILNQDIPIKMLPNADTLQIGVRFAPNTLGEKNATLELISDDPNRSLLSIALNGIGALPEIGSAIDTLAFGAVVVSESTVDTVFLQNNGGVPLTINGLAITGTQSLNFGFTAPPTLPRVVLPGGVYPLSISFLPDAEIDFQATLVVLSDDPNHPNFEVPMTGLGVLPRLLLPADTLDFDFAAVNRQNLVEFVMENSGGAPLIIDSLGITGLNADDFQVVDATTFPDTIAPNGGMLTKMLSAQSATTGNKTARLIVYSNSATGRTTGVFMKAKVVNPPTFSALSVSDVVYQTAATVTATVQADTTIRSVTGVAYSADQSVNETLTFTANGGSYEAVIPASAVTLAGLTIVTMVDDDYQLTTTDTVFSAVRVPAGAIVHNFPETTQNRWQMFSLPMQPINESDRAISAVLADFGAESDDNWRIYRTDSTGFSINYYDRTALDAMGDYGQFEPGNAFWIYLRNDAQGSVASTSPDFPESRVLPTEPYNYTLQPGWNQVGNPFTVPVNWSQVSADLKDSLAVYAWDNGWGSLAKKSGWTPQIQQDFAMAPFNGYAIFNPTGAAMTLTFDPLAATESNRLPKELAANEWQLQLIAEGERTFDVNVIGMRNDALPTRDALDFRNPTPVARDFVSLQFHRPEWQSRYQNFCSDFRPVDAEGQIWYFDLRSSNRVSDFFVNGVESLPAGFQLQLIDRKYNNIIELTSESIVRLRDLDASENNRFALLAGTPAFIEAQSGAIEMIQPESYALLSNYPNPFNPETYIRYRLSAPGNVELAIFNILGQQVVTLVDREQPAGFYEIRWDGRNSFGQETASGVYIYRLKVNDFVDSFKMIKLK; the protein is encoded by the coding sequence ATGAACATTTGGCTACGGCTGATCGCAATCTTTATAGCAGGATTGACCATTTCAGCAATTGCACAACCGGGAATTGCCACAACGCCCGACACATTGAATTTTGCAGAAGTGCTGGTTGGCGAAGACTCGCTGAGTTCGGTGACGATCACCAACAGCGGCGATTCTGCGTTGGTGATCAACGGCATCGTAATGAACAGCGTTGAAGGCAATTTTGCCCTTGCCAACCCGCTGACATTTCCGCTGACCATTGCGCCGGACAGCACATCGCCGCCGGTTTCGGTACGCTTTGCCCCGCTTTCTCCGGGTGCGAAAGCGGCATCGTTGCGGATTTTTACAAACATCGATGGCGCGGATTCGCTGAAAATTGTCCAGTTGCGCGGTACCGGCATCGTGCCGGATTTGCAACCCTCGCCGGACAGCCTCAGCTTTGCGGAAGTGGTCATGAATTCGAGCGTCACCGAAATCATTACGCTGGAAAATATTGGCGGCGCACCACTGCAAATCGACAGCGTTCGGCTGGCGGTTGGCGGCGCGGCAGATTTTTCGCTCGTTTCTCCGCCGGTTTTGCCGCAAACCTTGCTCACCGGCCAATCGATAAACGTGACCGTGCAATTTTCCCCGCAATTCCGGGGATTCCAAAGCAGCGCGTTGGAAATTGTCAGCAACGATGCTGATTCTCCGCTGACAACCGTTCCGGTGACCGGAACGGGCATCGCACCGCAAATTACCGTTTCACCCACTTTGCTGAACTTCGGGAATGTGCTGGTTGATCACGATTCGCTGATGACGTTACACATGATCAACACCGGTAACACCACGCTCACCATCGACGATGCGGGGGTCGTGGGTACTAACGCCAACCGCTTCAATTTGGTAAATCCGCCGGTTTTCCCGAAGGCAGTTCCCGCTGGCGACACATTGACCGTCACGCTCCGTTTCGCGCCGAATATCGAACGAAATTATGTTGCAACATTGGTCATTCTCAGCGACGATCCGGCTCAGCCATCGCTGCAGGTACCGCTCTCCGGTCGAGGTGTTCACTCACAAATCGAAGTTTCCGCAACAAATCTCAACTTTGGCGATGTTCAGGTTAAAGTATTGAAAACACTGGACTTCGCGATTTACAACACTGGCGAAGGCGATCTGATTATCGACGATTTGAGCATTCTCAGCGATCCGGACTCGTTGTTCAAAATACTCAATTTCCCACCGCGACCGCACAACATTCATCCCGGCGATACGCTCACTTTCCAGCTCGGTTTTCGACCGGATACCGCCGGTGTGCAATCCGCAGCGCTGGCAATTACCAACAACGATCCCGATCCGCAAGATCGCCTGCTGCTCATCAACCTGAGTGGTAACGGGGTAAATCCGGTGCTGGTTGCCAATCCGGAAAATCTCGAATTTGGCAGCGTGCCGGTTTCCGAAGAGTTGGAGCGGACATTTTATCTGAAAAACAACGGCACAGCGCTGCTGATCATCAACACAATTGAACTGACCATCGGCGACACCGCGAATTTTGACATCGTGACATTGCCAACCCTGCCGGCACAGCTTCAGCCGGGCAGCGATTCTGCGGGTGTAACCATCCGTTTCCGCCCGCAAACGGACGGACTGAAAACTGCAACCGTAACCGTCACTAGTAACGACAGTCTGCAAAACCCGTTTTTTTACGCACTTTCCGGAACGGGTGTCGCACCGAATATCAATTCCGATCCGACAAGCATCGCATACGGCGGTGTTCGCGTCGGGCAAACTTTCAGCGATACGCTGGACATTTTCAACGAAGGTCAGGCGCCGCTGGTGATCACCAATATTATTTTGCAGGGCGCGCAGGTGGATCAGTTTGAAATTGTCCAACTGCCTTCGTTCCCGCTCACCATCCAGCCGGATAAAGATACGCTGAAGCTGGCAATCGCATTTTCCCCGACATCGACCGGACAAAAAGCGGCGGAAGTGCGCATCACCAACAATTCGCCGAATGAAAATCCATACATCGTTCCACTGAGCGGATCGGGTACGGAGCCGCAAATCAGCGCGTCCGCAGATTCGCTGGGCTTCGGCACAGTTCGGCTGGGCAGCGCACCGGTGCAATTTTTTAATATCGTAAACACCGGCACAGCGATTTTGACCATCAGCGATACCAATCTCGTTGGCGACGATAACACCCAGTTTAATCTGATACTTAACCAGGATATTCCGATAAAAATGTTGCCGAATGCCGATACGCTGCAAATTGGCGTGCGCTTCGCCCCGAACACACTGGGCGAAAAAAATGCCACATTGGAATTGATCAGCGACGATCCCAATCGTTCGTTACTCAGCATCGCGTTGAACGGCATCGGCGCGCTGCCGGAAATTGGCAGTGCTATTGACACACTCGCTTTTGGCGCAGTTGTGGTCAGCGAAAGCACGGTAGACACTGTGTTTCTGCAAAACAATGGCGGCGTTCCGTTGACAATCAACGGGCTGGCAATCACTGGCACGCAATCGCTGAACTTCGGGTTTACCGCACCACCAACGTTGCCGCGCGTCGTTTTACCGGGTGGCGTTTATCCGCTGTCGATTTCATTTTTACCGGATGCCGAAATCGATTTTCAAGCCACTTTGGTCGTTTTGAGCGATGACCCGAATCACCCTAATTTTGAAGTACCGATGACCGGCTTGGGCGTTTTGCCCCGATTGTTGCTCCCGGCAGATACGCTCGATTTCGATTTTGCGGCGGTGAATCGACAAAATCTTGTTGAATTTGTGATGGAAAACAGCGGCGGCGCACCGTTGATTATCGATAGTCTGGGCATCACCGGGTTGAACGCCGACGATTTTCAGGTGGTTGATGCAACCACATTCCCGGATACCATCGCCCCCAACGGCGGAATGCTGACCAAAATGCTCAGTGCGCAATCCGCCACAACCGGCAACAAAACCGCCCGGTTGATTGTTTACAGCAACTCGGCAACCGGACGCACAACCGGCGTTTTTATGAAAGCGAAAGTGGTCAATCCACCGACATTTTCCGCGCTATCCGTTTCGGATGTTGTTTATCAAACAGCAGCAACCGTTACCGCAACCGTTCAGGCGGATACGACGATACGGAGCGTTACCGGCGTGGCATATTCCGCGGATCAATCCGTAAATGAAACGCTCACTTTTACAGCCAACGGCGGCAGTTACGAAGCCGTTATTCCTGCCAGCGCCGTAACCCTCGCCGGACTGACGATCGTAACGATGGTTGATGACGATTATCAACTGACCACCACGGACACCGTTTTTTCTGCCGTTCGGGTGCCGGCTGGCGCAATTGTGCACAACTTCCCGGAAACGACCCAAAATCGCTGGCAAATGTTCTCGCTTCCGATGCAGCCAATTAACGAAAGTGATCGCGCGATCAGCGCAGTTCTCGCGGATTTTGGTGCGGAAAGCGACGATAATTGGCGCATCTATCGCACTGATTCTACAGGATTTAGCATCAATTATTATGATCGCACAGCACTCGATGCGATGGGCGATTACGGACAATTTGAACCGGGCAACGCGTTCTGGATATATCTTCGTAACGATGCGCAGGGTTCGGTTGCCAGCACTTCGCCGGACTTCCCGGAAAGCAGGGTTTTGCCCACTGAGCCATATAATTACACGTTGCAACCGGGCTGGAACCAGGTTGGAAATCCGTTCACCGTACCGGTAAACTGGAGCCAGGTCTCGGCAGATTTGAAAGATTCGCTGGCGGTTTACGCATGGGATAACGGGTGGGGTTCGCTCGCCAAAAAATCGGGCTGGACACCGCAAATCCAGCAGGATTTTGCGATGGCACCGTTTAACGGATACGCCATTTTCAACCCGACCGGCGCAGCGATGACACTAACTTTTGATCCGTTGGCAGCAACAGAAAGTAACCGATTACCGAAAGAATTAGCGGCGAACGAGTGGCAATTGCAGCTTATCGCCGAAGGCGAACGGACATTTGATGTGAACGTTATCGGGATGCGCAACGATGCGCTGCCAACCCGCGACGCGCTCGATTTTCGCAACCCGACACCGGTTGCCCGCGATTTTGTGTCGCTGCAATTTCACCGGCCGGAATGGCAAAGCCGCTACCAAAATTTCTGCAGCGATTTCCGCCCAGTGGATGCAGAAGGGCAAATCTGGTATTTCGATTTGCGCAGCAGCAACCGCGTTTCAGACTTTTTTGTGAACGGCGTGGAAAGCTTGCCAGCCGGATTCCAACTGCAATTGATTGATCGTAAATACAATAATATCATTGAATTAACGAGCGAAAGCATTGTTCGGCTACGCGATCTGGATGCATCCGAAAACAACCGTTTTGCACTGCTTGCCGGAACGCCGGCATTTATCGAAGCGCAGTCCGGCGCCATCGAAATGATCCAGCCGGAAAGTTATGCGCTACTGAGCAACTACCCGAATCCATTCAATCCGGAAACGTATATTCGCTACCGATTATCTGCTCCGGGCAATGTGGAACTTGCGATTTTCAATATTTTGGGTCAGCAAGTGGTTACCCTGGTGGATCGCGAACAGCCTGCCGGATTTTACGAAATCCGTTGGGATGGGCGCAACTCTTTCGGGCAGGAAACCGCCAGCGGCGTTTATATTTATCGCCTGAAAGTGAACGATTTTGTAGATTCGTTCAAAATGATCAAATTGAAATAG
- a CDS encoding PD40 domain-containing protein, whose translation MHRLIRMIWVGLLIGGMLQAQSALQMQGNALEVFSSATEGLDGLLTRPQFSPFPTQVISFERISDNRNFLYVYDLAAKSLTEVRTVIPEAGVKLGLEDSLKLAGIYHTQLDWRPVLDDQGRQWFAFKSNGASDNADIYLGFAGGTTFLRLTTNESVDETPKWSPDGRQLAFISHRSGNGDIYVVEEVDNIIAELNRNADNFRLKQVTNTPLEEKDIAWNPDPNAQLIAFSQLVRFEGRQVPTYQIRVADVLATPEVYYPVTNDPLANYSRPSWNPHTGAQLLFVGEGLLDDQMASLYLVTMEYNADGNLHNKDLEGLKSEIFPNVHLAGTYGLWLAGGDAILCQENRPEQNYPLYSVNVQRRLEKKEQSVYYFGKLHTAYPYILEFDARKNNFIFVNQESDVFKIYLAQIYGDDIIPYRLPEYTLTRSDAAAMAQPVITKESLEAADNEAKIIPVAGIGLMQYLLYGGAAAVGTAAYFIISNNGDDPPKTKTAIGLPPNMP comes from the coding sequence ATGCATCGATTAATTCGCATGATCTGGGTTGGGTTGTTGATCGGGGGAATGTTGCAGGCGCAGTCTGCACTGCAAATGCAGGGTAACGCACTGGAGGTTTTTTCCAGCGCAACCGAAGGGCTGGACGGGTTGTTAACCCGACCGCAATTTTCGCCGTTTCCAACACAGGTGATCTCATTTGAGCGCATTTCGGACAACCGCAATTTTTTATATGTTTACGATTTGGCTGCAAAAAGCCTGACCGAAGTGCGAACTGTAATTCCCGAAGCCGGTGTAAAATTGGGTCTCGAAGACAGCCTGAAATTGGCTGGCATTTACCACACCCAGCTCGATTGGCGACCGGTACTGGACGATCAGGGGCGCCAGTGGTTCGCGTTCAAAAGCAATGGTGCGTCGGATAACGCGGATATTTATCTCGGCTTTGCCGGCGGCACAACTTTCCTGCGATTGACGACAAATGAATCCGTTGACGAAACCCCGAAATGGAGCCCGGACGGACGGCAACTGGCGTTTATTTCCCACAGATCCGGCAATGGCGATATTTACGTTGTCGAGGAAGTGGACAACATCATCGCAGAATTGAATCGGAACGCCGACAATTTCCGGCTGAAACAGGTCACCAACACGCCACTGGAAGAAAAAGACATCGCATGGAATCCCGATCCGAATGCCCAGTTGATTGCATTTTCCCAACTCGTCCGGTTTGAGGGACGGCAGGTGCCAACCTACCAAATTCGCGTTGCGGATGTGCTGGCAACACCGGAAGTTTACTACCCCGTAACCAACGATCCGCTGGCAAATTACAGCCGCCCGTCGTGGAATCCGCATACGGGTGCGCAATTGCTGTTTGTCGGCGAAGGCTTGCTGGATGACCAAATGGCATCGCTGTATCTTGTCACGATGGAATACAACGCAGACGGCAATCTTCATAACAAGGATCTGGAAGGGTTGAAATCGGAGATTTTCCCGAATGTGCACCTCGCCGGAACATACGGGCTGTGGCTGGCCGGCGGCGATGCAATCCTTTGCCAGGAAAATCGACCGGAGCAAAATTACCCGTTGTATTCCGTAAATGTGCAGCGCCGGCTGGAGAAAAAAGAGCAATCCGTTTATTATTTCGGAAAACTGCACACAGCCTATCCCTACATTCTGGAATTTGATGCCCGCAAAAACAACTTCATTTTTGTGAATCAGGAAAGCGATGTATTCAAAATATATCTCGCACAAATTTATGGCGATGACATCATCCCCTATCGCCTGCCCGAATACACGCTCACCCGCTCCGATGCCGCAGCGATGGCGCAACCGGTGATCACGAAAGAATCGCTCGAAGCAGCAGATAACGAGGCTAAAATTATTCCAGTTGCCGGTATCGGGTTGATGCAATATTTGCTGTACGGCGGCGCAGCGGCGGTGGGAACAGCAGCATACTTTATAATTTCCAACAACGGCGACGATCCGCCAAAAACGAAAACCGCCATCGGCTTGCCGCCGAATATGCCGTAA